The Candidatus Hydrogenedentota bacterium region TGGGGTGCCCGAACTGCTTACTGAGTTCAAGAGCCGTCAGGAGGGGGAGTCTCGTCTTGGATACACGCAGGTCTATTCGCTGGTCGAGGGAAGATTCGTAGCGAAGGGGCGAGTACCGTTGGAACGGTGAGTCAGAGACTCAATCTATTCCGATCTTGTTGGGGTATCGGGGACCGCGTGAGGCCGTATTTACTCACTAAAGACGCCGCGCAAAGCGCAATTGCGTGTGCAAAAAACGTATAGAGACACTTATGTCCTGAGCAGACTTGTGCACGGGGACAGGGGGTAGGACAATCGGCGTTGGCTTGAGGTGTGTCGGTTCTTAACCTAAGTGATTCAATTGCAAGTATTTGTGGTTATCCTGGAATGGAACGATAGTTTGGCACGCAACCTGCTCTATATATAGCCGTGATGACTGGTAAGGGTCTGGATGGTCCTGCTGGTCAAGTTGAAAGCGTCTTCCCGGGGAGCGTGCCGAGTAGCACGAGGGTACACTCCGTCAAAGCACTAGCCGGGGGGCACTGGCCGTAGGTGAGTCACGAGGGGAGCGAAGGGATGTCACGGATCGTAGTAATTGACGACGAACCGGTCCTTCGTCTGACATTTCGCCTGATTTTAGAGCAAGACGGCCATGAGGTGTGGGACGCGGAGAATGGGAAAGTTGGCGTAGATATTTGCCGACATGAGCGTCCAGACCTGGTCATCACGGACATTATGATGCCGGAACAGGAAGGTATTGAGACCTTGACGATTCTACATGACGAATTTCCGGATCTTCCGATAATCGCCATGTCGGGCGCTGGGGTTGACATGACTCCGCGGGCGCGGAAAGCCCTGAACGGCTATACTTATGTAGCAAAGCCGGTTGAGAAGCCGGTTCTGTTAGAGCTGGTGCGAAATGTACTAGTTAAAAACGACGACCATAACCGGGGGGATGTTACGACTCTCGGCGAGGATGGCGGGTCAGACCGATGAACACCTACCTTACCCATCTGACCGCGCTGTTCGGCCAACCCAAGCCTTCACATCCCACCTATGTCACCAGGACAGCCTTGCAGCTAAGACCAAATATTGGGAGTCGCGAGGCGGAGTCTCCCCGAAATGGCCCGTGCGTAGAGCTTGCTTGCGAAGCAGGAATTGGTAGCGCCTAGTCGCTATTCAATCTGCCAGCGGCAAGATTTCACCCGGGGGAAATTGCCCCGGCGTCCCTTCGACGGAAGGAATGCCGGGGCATTCTATTTTTTTATTTTGGATTTTGGATTTTCGATTTTGGATTGAAGAGGCAATGGTGCGGGTAGGACGGACTAACACGGACGGGCACCGACTAACACAGACGGGCACGGACTAACACAGACGGGCACGGACTAACACAGACGGGCATGGACTAACACAGACGGGCATGGACTGGTGCGGACCAGCGTAGAGCGCCAGCGGGAGCTTCTGAAACGACCGGACTAGGCGGTCTTCTTGACGAACTTGTTCCCCATCAAAGCCAGTATCAACCCGAAGCAGCAAATGATACCCGAGATAATGAAAGCCGTGTTGGGATCTTTAGCGAATTTCGCTCCGACGTATGGTCCCAAGGCGCCCGCGATACTGAAGGCCGAGAACAGCAGTCCGTAGTTGAGCGTGAGGTTCTTAGGCCCGAATGCGTCGGCGCACATCGAGGGGAAGAGCCCCAGATACCCTCCGTAGCACAATCCAATGAAGATCACCAGCGGGATCAGTGTGTACGAACTCCCCGAGAACTTGGTCATCAGGAACATGGCCGAAGCGGTGATCAGGAACATGAACACCAGTGACAAATAGCGGCCAATCCGATCCGAAACCGCCCCCCAAACCACGCGGCCGCTTGCGTTCGCCGCCGCCAGGATGCTCACGACGAACGCCGCTTTCATATCGTCCAGCTTTGCAAGTTCCATGGCAAACGGTTTCATCTGACTGATAATCAGCAACCCGGAGAACGCTCCGCAGACGTATAGGACGTAAAGGAGCCAGAAGCGCCCTTGGCCCAGCATCTGGGTCCATGTCATGTTGACCACCGGGGCTCCGCCTTGCGGCACCTTAGGGACGAAACCTTGCGGGAGGTAATCCTTGGGCGGACTGGTGATGAACCAGGATGCCGCGCAGATGACGACCATGAAAACCACACCGAATATCTGGAAGGTTGTGAGAATGCCATAAAGCGAAATGAGTTTCTGGGCAACCGGGGCGATAATCACCGGCCCGAAACCAAGCGCGGCGACCACGATGCCGGAAGCCAGACCCCGCTTGTCGGGGAACCATTTCACGCTGGCGCCGACTGCCGCGCCATACGCCGCGCCGCTGGCCAACGACAGCATCAGACCATAGGTTAAATAGATCCAGAGAAGGCTCTTCACCCCGAGACCGGCCAGGAGCAAGCCGCACCCAAAGACCACCCCGCCGATTAGGATCACCATGCGCGGCCCTTTCGAATCAGCCAGTTTCCCCGCGACGATGGTACCGGCAGCGAGGAATCCCACATTGATCGTGAAAGCCCAGCCTATGGAGACTTTATCGCAGCCCAGAAATTCCATGAGCGGTTTGGCGTACACGCTGAACGCGTATGCGGATCCCTGGCAGAGATTCGAGCAGACTCCAGCTAGAAGCACGAGCCATCGGCGTTGGTCCGGATGCATAGTACCCCCTCACTTTACTTCTGAAGAACCCCCATCGAGATTGCCCTGACGAGCAACCGAATGTGCAAAGACTACCCAGTTGAGAGAGCCTCCTTCAACTCCCTCCACACATACTGCAGCACGGTCCAGTCGACCCTTTCTTCGCAGAGACCGATCAGTCCACTCGGGCCGCCTTGTCCTACACGGCTTCCAGAGGCTTTTCCCATGCC contains the following coding sequences:
- a CDS encoding response regulator, which produces MSRIVVIDDEPVLRLTFRLILEQDGHEVWDAENGKVGVDICRHERPDLVITDIMMPEQEGIETLTILHDEFPDLPIIAMSGAGVDMTPRARKALNGYTYVAKPVEKPVLLELVRNVLVKNDDHNRGDVTTLGEDGGSDR
- a CDS encoding OFA family MFS transporter, yielding MHPDQRRWLVLLAGVCSNLCQGSAYAFSVYAKPLMEFLGCDKVSIGWAFTINVGFLAAGTIVAGKLADSKGPRMVILIGGVVFGCGLLLAGLGVKSLLWIYLTYGLMLSLASGAAYGAAVGASVKWFPDKRGLASGIVVAALGFGPVIIAPVAQKLISLYGILTTFQIFGVVFMVVICAASWFITSPPKDYLPQGFVPKVPQGGAPVVNMTWTQMLGQGRFWLLYVLYVCGAFSGLLIISQMKPFAMELAKLDDMKAAFVVSILAAANASGRVVWGAVSDRIGRYLSLVFMFLITASAMFLMTKFSGSSYTLIPLVIFIGLCYGGYLGLFPSMCADAFGPKNLTLNYGLLFSAFSIAGALGPYVGAKFAKDPNTAFIISGIICCFGLILALMGNKFVKKTA